The Phycisphaerae bacterium DNA window TCTACCAGCACGTGCACAAGCGAGGCGTCTCCCTGATCGGAGCCCACACCTTCGTGCGGCCGGAGGTGGAGTCCTCGCCGGGCTATTGGACCGCCCAGGACGATTTCCGTACGTTGCTGGCCCTGATCGCCGCGGGCAGGCTCAAGGTCCGGCCGATCGTCTCGGAAGTTGTCTCGCCGCGGCAGGCCCCGGGAATCTACCGGCGACTGGCTGACGAGAAGGACCCGCCGCTCGGCATCGTCTTCGACTGGACCGGAACCAGATAGAGAGCGAAACCACACCTGGGAGATGAGTTTGTGATCCACGCCCCGGTCAAGAAGGAGAACCGCCAATTCCATTGGCTCTGACCAAACGCCGGAATGGAAATCCGATGAACAGAATCAAAATCGGCCAGATCGGTATTTGCCACGAACACGCAGCGGCGAAAATCAACACGTTGAGGAAGATGTCCGACGTGTTTGAAATCGTCGGCATCGTGGATGACAGGACTTCGACGGCGGCCAGGTTTGTCGGCGGCGACCTGAAACCCTACGAAGGCTTGAGGTGGATGACGGAGGAGGAACTGCTCAACGCTCCCGGGCTTCGGGCGGTGATGGTCGAGACCGCGAATACCGATCTGGTGCCGACTGCGATTCGATGCATGCAGCACAACCTGGCTATGCACATGGATAAACCGGCGGGTGAGGATCTCGAACTGTTCCGCCGGCTGCTCGAAGGCTGTCGGCAGCGACAACTTTCGCTCCAGATGGGCTACATGTTCCGCAACAACCCAGTCATGCGGTTCTGCCGCAAAGCCGTTCTTGAAGGATGGCTGGGCGAGATATTCGAGGTTCAAGCCGGCATGAGCCACAACTATGGCGGTGACGCCTACCAGGACTACCTCGGCAAATTCAAGGGCGGCATCATGTTCAACCTGGGATGCCACCTGATCGACTTTGTCGTTTCGCTGCTGGGCCGGCCCGAGCGAATCACCCCGTTCCTGAAATCAACCGCGGGTCTTCCCGACCACGTCAAGAACAACTGCCTGGCGATACTGGAGTATCCTTACGCGAGCGCAGCTCTGCACGCGTGCAGCCTTGAGGTCGACGGATTGAACCGCCGCCGCCTCAAGATCTGCGGGACGAAAGGTTCGACCGATTTGTGCCCTCTGGAGCGGTTCGACGGCCAGCCGTTGCGGATGCATGTAACGTTGCTGGAGGGCAATGCGGAGTACTCCGCCGGAACGCACATCGTGGATTTCGGAATACAGCGCGACCGCTACCAGGAGCAGTTGCTGGAACTGGCGAAAATCATCAACGGCGAAATTCAGAATCCCTATACGTACGAACATGACTGCCTCGTACAGGAAGTCACACTTGCCGCGGCTGGATATGTCGAGTGGAATGAGTGCCACTCCGTTTCGCATCGCAGGAGAGACTCGCTATGAGATTCAAGAACGACGTTGCCATCATTACCGGGGCGGCCTCCGGCATGGGACTGCTTACGGCGCAGAATCTCTGCAACGAAGGAGCGATAGCCGTTCTTACCGACACCAACCGGGACGCGGTCGAAGCCTCAGCGGAAGACATCCGTCGCGCCGGCGGACAGGCGATGGGACTGCAGGTCGACGTGCGCTGCTATGACCAGGTCGAGAAGGCGGTGGCGGCGGTCCTGGCGAAGTACCAAAGGGTTGACATGATGCTCAACTTCGCCGGCGGAGCCGAAACGCGGGTGCGGCATCGCCATGAACCGTTCCACGAGCTTCCCATCGAGGTGATCGACTGGGGCCTGGACGTCAACCTCAAGGGGGCGGTGTATTTCTGCCGGGCCGTACTGGGGACGATGATCCGGCAGAAACGCGGTGTGATCATCAATCTCGGTTCGGTCACTGGAGTGGAAGGGTCCGCCTACGCGGTCAACTACAGTGCCGCCAAGAGCGGACTCATCGGATTGACAAAGTCGCTGGCATTGTGCGGAGCCCCTCACGGAGTTCGAGCGTGCTGCGTCTCGCCCGGCCCGGTTTTGACCAGACCGGAGATGGCGAACATGAAAACGCGTCTGGGACGTGCAGCCGAGCCGCAGGAAATCGTCGACCTGATTCTGTATCTTTGTTCCGACAAGGCCGCGTTTATCACCGGGTCCAATTACATGATCGACGGCGGCCGAACCTGTGGCGGCATATGAAGCAGGGCCTTTCATCGAGAGGAAAACACAATGAAACGTTCTTTTCTTGCCAGGCCGCATCCTGTAATCACCGGCATCATGGCCGGCCAGACGCCGCAGGAATTGATCGCACAATCAAGAAACGCGGAATTCGCCGGCGCCCAGGGCATTGCGATCGACCTGTCGGATTTGAAGCCGGAGTTCAGGAATTCCGAGTCGCTCAAGAGCGTCATCGACTCGACACATCTGCCGTTCATGTTCTTCCTTTACCGTAATGACAGGTGGGGCGACTCAAGTGACGATCAGCGGCAGGAGGTGCTGATTGCCGCCGCCGATGCCGGAGCCGCAATGATCGACGTGATGGGGGATCTGTACGATCCGTCCCCGATGGAAATAACGCACGATCAGAACGCCATCGACAGACAGAAACGTCTGATCGACAGGATTCACGCCAAGCACTCGCACGTGGTAATATCTTCTCATATGTCCTGTCCGCGGACAGCCGAGCAGGTTGTCGAACAACTGCGAGAGCTTGAATTGCGAGGACCTGACGTTGTCAAGATCGTGACCGCCGTCAATACGGATGATGAACTGGCTGAAGCCTTCCGGACGACGATGGTGCTCAGACGCGAACTCAAGACGCCGTTCATTCATCTCTGTAATGGGAAATTCAGCCGCCCGCATCGTTTTCTTGGTCCCGCCCTTGGCGTATCTATCGCCTTTGCGGTTCACAGCTACGAGGCGCGTTACGGAATGGGGCAGCCGACTATATCGGCGATGAAAGCCGTTTTGGATAACATGCACTGGAATATCAATGAGATTTGATGAGATGATGCACGCAATACTTGTCGCCGAAGACAGATCGCTCGTCTGGAGCGACGTACCGGAACCGGTAGTCAAAGATGGCGAAGTTCTGATTGACGTGCACGCCGCCGCCCTCAACCGCGCTGATCTGCTGCAGCGGGCCGGCCAGTATCCTCCGCCGCCCGGATGGCCGCAGTGGATGGGCCTCGAGGTCGCGGGCGTCGTCGTCGAAGCGCCTGCCGGGTCCCGCTGGAAGAAAGGCGACGCGGTCTGCGCCCTGCTCGGCGGCGGCGGATACGCCGAACGGGTTGCCGTCCCGGCCGACCTGGTCCTGCCCGTGCCGGAGGGGCTCTCGATGGTCGAGGCTGCCGCGATTCCGGAGACCTTCGCCACGTCCTACCTGAACCTCCGCCTCGAAGCGGGAATGAAAGCGGGCGATACCGTGCTCATCCAGGCCGGAGCAAGCGGGCTGGGCATCGCGGCGATCCAGTTGGCCAAACTCCTGGGCGCCAAGGTGTTGACCACGGTCGGATCGGCTGAAAAGGCCGAGTTCGTCCGCCGCCTCGGAGCGGACGTGGTCACCAACCACAAGACCGACGACCTCGGGGCGGCCATGGATGAACACCCGGTTGATATCGCCCTGGATTGCGTCGGCGGACCCGAGCTCAGCCGCTGGATCAACAAGATGGCCGTCGGCGGACGATGGATCCTGATCGCTACCCTGGGCGGAAACACCGCCGAAATCGACCTCACGTCGTTCTTCAAACGGGGCATCCGGCTCATCGGCAGCACGCTCCGCAGCCGCACCCACGCCGTGAAGGCCAAGCTCCTGGCCGA harbors:
- a CDS encoding NAD(P)H-quinone oxidoreductase, with amino-acid sequence MHAILVAEDRSLVWSDVPEPVVKDGEVLIDVHAAALNRADLLQRAGQYPPPPGWPQWMGLEVAGVVVEAPAGSRWKKGDAVCALLGGGGYAERVAVPADLVLPVPEGLSMVEAAAIPETFATSYLNLRLEAGMKAGDTVLIQAGASGLGIAAIQLAKLLGAKVLTTVGSAEKAEFVRRLGADVVTNHKTDDLGAAMDEHPVDIALDCVGGPELSRWINKMAVGGRWILIATLGGNTAEIDLTSFFKRGIRLIGSTLRSRTHAVKAKLLADMEALLWSKFSSGEIKPVIHATLPMTSAEEAHAILRNRENIGKVVLTNPCHCP
- a CDS encoding Gfo/Idh/MocA family oxidoreductase, producing the protein MNRIKIGQIGICHEHAAAKINTLRKMSDVFEIVGIVDDRTSTAARFVGGDLKPYEGLRWMTEEELLNAPGLRAVMVETANTDLVPTAIRCMQHNLAMHMDKPAGEDLELFRRLLEGCRQRQLSLQMGYMFRNNPVMRFCRKAVLEGWLGEIFEVQAGMSHNYGGDAYQDYLGKFKGGIMFNLGCHLIDFVVSLLGRPERITPFLKSTAGLPDHVKNNCLAILEYPYASAALHACSLEVDGLNRRRLKICGTKGSTDLCPLERFDGQPLRMHVTLLEGNAEYSAGTHIVDFGIQRDRYQEQLLELAKIINGEIQNPYTYEHDCLVQEVTLAAAGYVEWNECHSVSHRRRDSL
- a CDS encoding type I 3-dehydroquinate dehydratase; translation: MKRSFLARPHPVITGIMAGQTPQELIAQSRNAEFAGAQGIAIDLSDLKPEFRNSESLKSVIDSTHLPFMFFLYRNDRWGDSSDDQRQEVLIAAADAGAAMIDVMGDLYDPSPMEITHDQNAIDRQKRLIDRIHAKHSHVVISSHMSCPRTAEQVVEQLRELELRGPDVVKIVTAVNTDDELAEAFRTTMVLRRELKTPFIHLCNGKFSRPHRFLGPALGVSIAFAVHSYEARYGMGQPTISAMKAVLDNMHWNINEI
- a CDS encoding SDR family oxidoreductase, producing MRFKNDVAIITGAASGMGLLTAQNLCNEGAIAVLTDTNRDAVEASAEDIRRAGGQAMGLQVDVRCYDQVEKAVAAVLAKYQRVDMMLNFAGGAETRVRHRHEPFHELPIEVIDWGLDVNLKGAVYFCRAVLGTMIRQKRGVIINLGSVTGVEGSAYAVNYSAAKSGLIGLTKSLALCGAPHGVRACCVSPGPVLTRPEMANMKTRLGRAAEPQEIVDLILYLCSDKAAFITGSNYMIDGGRTCGGI